One genomic segment of Mycolicibacterium chubuense NBB4 includes these proteins:
- a CDS encoding PhoX family protein codes for MALVPLNLLMSHDGKSRRAHVTCVYKCGDACSKPVPNRSDNEYFRDVAAAVSRRSILQAGGVAVLAVGAGSALAACSSNSQPDPTAASSAAPAAPPPGMNFASVAPNREDAVVVADGYRQAVVISWGDPILPGAPAFDVAGQTGAAQRGQFGFNNDFAGLLPIPGRPNRFLLVTNFEYVTPQFMFPGYQADAPTREQFEVEIAAVGMGVVEVERTADGLKPVMGAYNRRITADTPFTLTGPAAGSDFVKTPADPTGRTVAGTFANCSGGVTPWGTVLSGEENFHEYFGAAAGSPKPGPVDADRLDRYGVAPEPTALKWETFDPRFDLTETPNEANRFGYVVELNPWDPASTPVKHTALGRLKHEAATIYVTGDGTVVAYTGDDQRFDYMYKFVSSKKIQTGASAMAHNLTILDEGTLYVAKLSSDIPAGQIDGSGAVPAKGSFSGTGTWIPLLRSGPGGAAESLVPGVTAQEAAVFTRMAADKAGATKMDRPEDFEANPKTGKVYVALTNNDKRGAPGEAAPDAANPRNDNKSGQVLEITDNHAGTDFVWELLLVCGDPKAADTYYGGFDKDGVSPISCPDNLAFDDHGNLWISTDGNALDSNDGLFAVALDGPNRGEVKQFLTVPVGAETCGPVVTDDLVTVCVQHPGENDDNSIDNPQSRWPEGGNGTARPSVVAVWRDGGRIGV; via the coding sequence ATGGCGCTCGTACCGCTGAATCTGTTGATGAGCCACGACGGAAAGTCCCGCCGAGCGCATGTCACCTGCGTGTACAAATGCGGCGACGCGTGCTCGAAGCCGGTCCCGAACCGCAGCGACAACGAGTACTTCCGCGACGTCGCCGCTGCCGTGTCGCGCCGGTCGATCCTGCAGGCCGGCGGCGTCGCGGTCCTGGCCGTCGGCGCCGGCTCCGCCCTGGCCGCCTGCTCCAGCAACAGTCAGCCGGACCCGACCGCGGCGTCGTCCGCTGCGCCCGCCGCCCCGCCGCCGGGAATGAACTTCGCCTCCGTCGCTCCCAACCGCGAGGACGCCGTGGTCGTCGCCGACGGCTACCGGCAGGCGGTGGTGATCAGCTGGGGCGACCCGATCCTGCCCGGCGCGCCGGCATTCGACGTCGCCGGGCAGACCGGTGCCGCGCAGCGCGGACAGTTCGGCTTCAACAACGACTTCGCGGGACTGCTGCCCATCCCCGGGCGTCCGAACCGGTTCCTGCTCGTCACCAACTTCGAGTACGTCACCCCGCAGTTCATGTTCCCCGGCTACCAAGCCGACGCCCCGACGCGGGAGCAGTTCGAGGTCGAGATCGCCGCCGTCGGAATGGGTGTCGTCGAGGTGGAGCGCACCGCCGACGGGCTCAAGCCGGTCATGGGCGCCTACAACCGCCGGATCACCGCCGACACCCCGTTCACCCTGACCGGCCCCGCCGCCGGAAGCGACTTCGTCAAGACCCCAGCCGACCCCACCGGCCGGACGGTCGCGGGAACGTTCGCCAACTGCTCGGGCGGTGTGACCCCCTGGGGCACAGTGCTTTCCGGCGAGGAGAATTTTCACGAGTACTTCGGCGCGGCGGCCGGCTCGCCGAAGCCGGGCCCGGTGGACGCGGACCGTCTCGACCGGTACGGGGTAGCCCCCGAACCGACCGCGCTGAAGTGGGAGACGTTCGATCCGCGCTTCGACCTGACCGAGACACCCAACGAAGCCAACCGCTTCGGCTACGTCGTCGAACTCAACCCGTGGGACCCGGCGTCCACTCCGGTCAAGCACACCGCGCTGGGCCGGCTCAAGCACGAGGCCGCGACGATCTACGTCACCGGCGACGGCACTGTGGTCGCCTACACCGGCGACGATCAGCGCTTCGATTACATGTACAAGTTCGTGTCGAGCAAGAAGATCCAGACCGGGGCGAGCGCGATGGCGCACAACCTGACGATCCTCGACGAGGGCACGCTGTACGTCGCCAAGCTCTCCAGTGACATCCCCGCCGGCCAGATCGACGGATCGGGCGCCGTGCCCGCGAAGGGCTCCTTCAGCGGCACAGGCACGTGGATCCCGTTGCTGCGCAGCGGTCCCGGCGGCGCGGCCGAGTCGCTGGTCCCCGGGGTCACCGCCCAGGAGGCCGCGGTGTTCACGCGGATGGCGGCCGACAAGGCCGGCGCCACCAAGATGGATCGTCCCGAGGACTTCGAGGCCAACCCGAAGACCGGCAAGGTGTACGTCGCACTGACCAACAACGACAAGCGCGGCGCGCCGGGTGAGGCCGCCCCGGACGCCGCGAACCCGCGCAACGACAACAAGAGCGGTCAGGTGCTGGAGATCACCGACAACCACGCCGGCACCGACTTCGTCTGGGAGCTGCTGCTGGTCTGCGGTGACCCGAAGGCCGCCGACACCTACTACGGCGGTTTCGACAAGGACGGGGTCAGCCCGATCTCCTGCCCCGACAACCTGGCGTTCGACGATCACGGCAACCTGTGGATCTCCACCGACGGAAACGCCCTCGACTCCAACGACGGCCTGTTCGCCGTGGCACTGGACGGGCCGAACCGCGGAGAGGTCAAGCAGTTCCTGACCGTGCCGGTCGGCGCGGAGACCTGCGGGCCGGTCGTCACCGACGACCTGGTGACGGTCTGCGTGCAGCATCCGGGTGAGAACGACGACAACAGCATCGACAACCCGCAGTCGCGGTGGCCGGAGGGCGGCAACGGGACAGCGCGGCCGTCGGTGGTGGCGGTGTGGCGCGACGGCGGTCGGATCGGGGTGTAG
- a CDS encoding SDR family NAD(P)-dependent oxidoreductase translates to MSPVALVTGAASGIGAAIAGALAEGGWTVAGLDLHPAAAVSHSVVADVSDSAQVADAVASVQRDVGPVEALVTAAGHYAQSAVSDITAEAWQRMLRVHLGGLRNCAHAVLPGMRQRRSGRIVSIASELGIAGGDSEAHYAAAKGAVIGFVRSLAAEVAADGVRVNAVAPGPTDTPLLDADSPWRAPEYLATLPSRRLCRPDEIARTVSFLLDEGDFCVGEVLSPNSGAVI, encoded by the coding sequence GTGAGCCCGGTAGCCCTGGTCACCGGCGCCGCCTCCGGTATCGGCGCGGCGATCGCCGGCGCGCTGGCCGAGGGCGGTTGGACCGTCGCCGGACTCGATCTCCACCCCGCTGCCGCGGTCTCCCACTCCGTCGTCGCCGATGTCTCCGACTCCGCGCAGGTGGCGGACGCCGTCGCGTCGGTGCAGCGTGACGTGGGGCCGGTCGAGGCGTTGGTCACCGCCGCCGGACACTACGCCCAGTCCGCGGTGTCCGACATCACCGCCGAGGCGTGGCAGCGGATGCTGCGGGTGCACCTCGGCGGGCTGCGCAACTGCGCTCACGCCGTGCTGCCCGGTATGCGGCAGCGACGCTCGGGCCGGATCGTGTCGATCGCGTCGGAACTCGGCATCGCCGGCGGCGACTCCGAAGCGCACTACGCCGCGGCCAAGGGCGCGGTGATCGGCTTCGTGCGCAGCCTCGCCGCCGAGGTCGCCGCCGACGGGGTGCGGGTCAACGCCGTCGCGCCCGGCCCCACCGACACCCCGCTCCTGGACGCCGATTCACCCTGGCGCGCACCGGAATACCTCGCCACCCTGCCCAGTCGCCGGCTGTGCCGACCCGACGAGATCGCCCGCACGGTGTCCTTCCTGCTCGACGAGGGCGACTTCTGCGTCGGAGAAGTGTTGTCGCCCAACAGCGGAGCGGTGATCTGA
- a CDS encoding Ig-like domain-containing protein, translating to MTAETTCHRRAELLPVRRWLACGAASAGIGAGLLGFTLLGPQTGVASADSTAGSSASARTHEPAAHVARTTRTPKTTETKATRKTRSRLGASTEAGSGTTASTSVADPADAQAAVTAPRRTRVSQAPTVAPAQLTGQISGPITGTLGASDATGDALTYQLKGTPREGTVDLNPDGTYTYTPNARFDGVDAFRVAVTDPGATPSLFGARATTAKAVINQGAITFDFSYTDGAQYWTADRQDALQHAADNLMLYLVVPRPVTLTYTVTGESDSTSATLASAGSPLTSGRPGFQQTVVQRKLLTGLDANGRTADGEITFNFDAPWALGDTVGANQYDFTSVVLHELVHSLGFLSMLGAAGDNADTSRPVFDRFIVTADGTKVIGLGYKFNDRYDANLTGGAGGLYFGGPHAVAAYGGVVPLYTPNPFEPGSSVSHLDDNTFTGANSVRMVAYSSTGMGVRTLSAVELGILGDLGYQVALPQTPPTTLAFVGLVFIGARRRKKTAAPGVEQAA from the coding sequence ATGACCGCGGAGACCACATGCCATCGTCGGGCGGAGCTCCTTCCGGTGCGGCGGTGGTTGGCGTGCGGCGCGGCGTCGGCCGGCATCGGGGCGGGCCTGCTGGGTTTCACGCTGCTGGGCCCGCAGACGGGTGTGGCGTCGGCGGACAGCACGGCTGGGTCGTCGGCGTCGGCGAGGACCCATGAACCGGCTGCCCACGTCGCGAGGACCACCCGCACGCCCAAAACCACGGAGACCAAGGCGACAAGGAAGACGCGGTCGAGACTCGGCGCCTCCACCGAAGCCGGAAGCGGCACGACAGCGTCGACGAGCGTCGCGGACCCCGCCGATGCCCAGGCGGCGGTGACGGCCCCGCGCCGCACCCGGGTCAGCCAGGCTCCCACCGTCGCGCCAGCTCAGCTCACCGGCCAGATCTCGGGGCCGATCACCGGCACGCTCGGCGCCAGTGATGCCACCGGTGATGCGCTGACCTACCAGCTCAAGGGCACACCGAGGGAAGGCACCGTCGACCTGAACCCCGACGGCACGTACACCTACACGCCGAACGCGAGATTCGACGGCGTCGACGCCTTCCGCGTCGCCGTCACCGACCCGGGGGCCACGCCCAGTCTGTTCGGCGCACGGGCAACCACGGCCAAGGCCGTGATCAACCAGGGCGCCATCACCTTCGACTTCAGCTACACCGACGGGGCCCAGTACTGGACCGCCGACCGGCAGGACGCGCTTCAGCACGCGGCGGACAACCTGATGCTCTATCTCGTCGTGCCCCGCCCGGTCACGCTCACCTACACCGTGACCGGCGAATCCGACAGCACATCGGCGACGCTGGCGTCGGCGGGCAGCCCGCTGACGAGTGGCCGTCCGGGCTTCCAGCAGACGGTCGTGCAGCGCAAGCTGCTGACCGGCCTCGACGCGAACGGCAGGACGGCAGACGGTGAGATCACGTTCAACTTCGATGCACCGTGGGCGCTCGGGGACACTGTCGGGGCCAACCAGTACGACTTCACGTCGGTGGTCCTGCACGAGCTGGTGCACTCGTTGGGGTTCCTGAGCATGCTCGGGGCCGCGGGAGACAACGCCGACACCAGCCGGCCGGTCTTCGACCGCTTCATCGTCACCGCCGACGGCACCAAGGTGATCGGCCTCGGCTATAAGTTCAACGACCGATACGACGCGAACCTGACCGGCGGCGCCGGCGGTCTGTACTTCGGCGGACCCCACGCCGTGGCCGCCTACGGCGGAGTGGTCCCCCTCTACACCCCCAATCCGTTCGAGCCGGGCAGCTCGGTGTCGCACCTGGACGACAACACCTTCACCGGTGCCAACAGCGTGCGCATGGTCGCCTACAGCTCCACGGGGATGGGGGTGCGCACACTGAGCGCCGTCGAACTGGGCATCCTCGGCGATCTCGGCTATCAGGTCGCACTGCCTCAGACACCGCCCACCACACTGGCTTTCGTCGGCCTGGTGTTCATCGGGGCCAGACGTCGCAAGAAGACAGCGGCCCCGGGCGTCGAGCAGGCCGCATAG
- a CDS encoding SDR family NAD(P)-dependent oxidoreductase, translating to MAGHQQGRVALVTGATQGIGRAIAERLAADGARVGVNGRAETDAMREVVSATGGFAAPADMSDPAAITDAVARIEAAEGPVDVLVCNAAYMSMAALTEHPEDDWWRVVDTNLSGTFRTIQAVLPGMRRNGGGNIVVITSEWGVTGWPRATAYAASKAGLIALTKSLGRELAAENITVNAVAPGVIDTPQLEVDAADAGVPLPEMHARYAAGIPAGRIGRPDEIAAAVALLARTDVGAFVGQTIQINGGSTRCRV from the coding sequence ATGGCCGGTCACCAGCAGGGCCGCGTCGCCCTGGTCACCGGCGCCACCCAGGGCATCGGCCGGGCCATCGCCGAACGGCTGGCGGCCGACGGTGCTCGCGTCGGCGTCAACGGGCGCGCCGAGACCGACGCCATGCGTGAGGTCGTATCGGCCACCGGCGGATTCGCCGCTCCCGCGGACATGTCCGACCCTGCGGCGATCACCGATGCCGTGGCCCGGATCGAAGCAGCGGAAGGCCCGGTCGACGTGCTGGTGTGCAACGCCGCCTACATGTCGATGGCCGCGCTGACCGAGCACCCCGAGGACGACTGGTGGCGCGTCGTCGACACCAACCTGTCCGGCACGTTCCGCACCATCCAGGCCGTGCTGCCGGGCATGCGGCGCAACGGCGGGGGCAACATCGTGGTCATCACCTCAGAGTGGGGTGTCACCGGCTGGCCGCGCGCCACCGCGTACGCCGCGTCGAAGGCCGGGTTGATCGCGCTGACCAAATCGCTGGGCCGCGAGCTGGCCGCCGAGAACATCACGGTCAACGCCGTCGCACCCGGCGTCATCGACACCCCGCAGCTCGAGGTCGACGCTGCCGACGCCGGCGTACCCCTGCCCGAGATGCACGCCCGCTACGCCGCCGGCATTCCCGCCGGCCGCATCGGTCGGCCGGACGAGATCGCCGCCGCCGTAGCACTTCTCGCCCGCACCGATGTCGGCGCGTTCGTCGGCCAGACCATCCAGATCAACGGAGGATCCACCCGATGCCGAGTGTGA
- the speB gene encoding agmatinase produces the protein MPSVSNTSATTPVGPLDGLVVPRYAGHSTFARLPRIEDVPSCDVAVVGVPFDTGVTYRPGARFGPSHIRQASRLLRPYNPALDVSPFAHGQVVDAGDLAVNPFDIASAVASIESGAHELIAGGAKVIALGGDHTIAYPLLKAVNRVHGPVALVHFDAHLDTWDTYFDAPLTHGTPFRRAAEDGLFIQGHSAHVGIRGSLYSSQDLSSDADLGFHIVHCREFARRPIDDVIAGLRQRIGDAPLYVSIDIDVLDPAHAPATGTPEAGGMTSRELLEIVRGFDGLNLVGADIVEVSPAYDHAEITGVAAANLAYEFVSLFARQAAQR, from the coding sequence ATGCCGAGTGTGAGCAACACATCCGCCACCACGCCCGTCGGCCCGCTCGACGGCCTGGTCGTGCCCCGGTACGCCGGGCACTCCACCTTCGCACGCCTGCCGCGCATCGAAGACGTGCCGTCCTGCGACGTCGCCGTCGTCGGCGTCCCGTTCGACACCGGCGTCACCTACCGGCCCGGAGCGCGGTTCGGGCCCTCGCACATCCGGCAGGCATCGCGGCTGCTGCGGCCGTACAACCCGGCACTGGACGTCTCGCCGTTCGCGCACGGTCAGGTGGTCGACGCCGGCGACCTCGCGGTGAACCCGTTCGACATCGCCAGCGCGGTCGCCTCCATCGAAAGCGGCGCACACGAGTTGATCGCCGGCGGCGCCAAGGTGATCGCCCTCGGCGGGGACCACACCATCGCCTATCCGTTGCTCAAGGCGGTCAACCGGGTGCACGGGCCGGTCGCGCTCGTGCACTTCGACGCCCATCTCGACACATGGGACACGTATTTCGACGCCCCGCTCACCCACGGCACGCCCTTCCGGCGCGCCGCCGAGGACGGCCTGTTCATCCAGGGCCACAGTGCGCACGTCGGCATCCGCGGGTCGCTGTACTCGTCGCAAGACCTGTCGTCCGACGCCGACCTCGGCTTCCACATCGTGCACTGCCGCGAGTTCGCGCGACGCCCGATCGACGACGTCATCGCGGGCCTCCGCCAGCGGATCGGGGACGCACCGCTGTACGTGTCCATCGACATCGACGTCCTCGACCCCGCGCACGCTCCGGCGACCGGGACGCCCGAAGCCGGCGGGATGACCAGCCGCGAACTGCTCGAGATCGTGCGCGGGTTCGACGGGCTCAACCTCGTCGGCGCCGACATCGTCGAAGTCTCGCCGGCCTACGACCACGCCGAGATCACCGGGGTCGCGGCGGCGAACCTCGCCTACGAATTCGTCTCACTGTTCGCCCGGCAGGCCGCGCAGCGATGA
- a CDS encoding PucR family transcriptional regulator yields MALTIGELADIAHLRLRLHAGALGLDATVAWAQASDLDAPWQWTTGGELLMKNGCTLPAAADAQIRLLTGLAEHGIAGLVIGMDPQTPPLHSSAIAAADALPMPLLTAPYSVPFAAIGRAVADASKAEEGRRLALTERVYTTIRRSVARPPRPEAMRHLGRDLACRLAVVDAETGDPVLDGADPVPPDLRDAVIEEMRHRGGALPGVAHIDVGGERAQLVEVPDEEPTVLITYGFRAAPPDIVLLQHVATAAALLLAQQGIRREHQRRVGGELLAHLVDGRLDDAEGRSQLAERGLGAQGCVMLAADGGSSAGERYVHLSLDRRRIPNLLLHRSGLLYALVPASGDAAAVIQRRLGEDAVIGVSDPLGFPGRAAAAVREANWAVRDAANSPTRISHYADVMHFSVLRDADEAQLLVDRVLGALLRYDAEHGTDLMRTLDIFLRSGRSWQQTAATAGIHRQTVVYRIHRIEEITGRDLSATGHIAELWMALRARDLVAGRAVSS; encoded by the coding sequence GTGGCACTGACCATCGGCGAGCTGGCCGACATCGCCCACTTGCGGTTGCGCCTGCACGCCGGCGCACTCGGTCTCGACGCGACGGTCGCGTGGGCGCAGGCCTCCGACCTCGACGCCCCTTGGCAGTGGACCACCGGTGGTGAATTGCTGATGAAGAACGGCTGCACCCTGCCCGCCGCGGCCGACGCGCAGATCCGCCTGCTGACCGGGCTGGCCGAACACGGCATCGCCGGTTTGGTCATCGGGATGGATCCGCAGACCCCGCCGCTGCACAGCTCCGCGATAGCCGCCGCCGACGCCCTGCCGATGCCGCTTCTGACGGCGCCGTACTCCGTGCCGTTCGCCGCGATCGGGCGTGCCGTCGCCGACGCCAGCAAAGCCGAGGAGGGGCGCAGACTTGCGCTCACCGAACGGGTCTACACGACGATCCGCCGTTCGGTGGCGCGCCCGCCGCGCCCCGAGGCGATGCGTCACCTGGGCCGCGACCTGGCGTGCCGGTTGGCGGTCGTCGACGCCGAGACCGGTGATCCGGTGCTCGACGGTGCCGATCCGGTTCCGCCCGACCTGCGCGACGCGGTCATCGAGGAGATGCGGCACCGCGGGGGCGCACTGCCCGGCGTGGCGCACATCGACGTCGGCGGCGAGCGCGCCCAACTCGTCGAGGTGCCCGACGAGGAGCCGACGGTGTTGATCACCTACGGTTTCCGCGCCGCCCCGCCCGACATCGTGCTCCTGCAGCACGTCGCCACCGCCGCGGCACTTCTGCTGGCGCAGCAGGGCATTCGCCGCGAGCACCAGCGGCGGGTCGGCGGCGAGCTCCTCGCGCACCTGGTCGACGGGCGCCTCGACGACGCCGAGGGGCGCAGCCAGCTCGCCGAACGGGGGCTGGGTGCGCAGGGCTGCGTGATGCTCGCGGCGGACGGCGGAAGCTCGGCGGGGGAGCGGTACGTCCACCTGAGCCTGGACCGGCGCCGGATCCCCAATCTGCTGCTGCACCGCTCGGGTCTGCTGTATGCGCTTGTTCCCGCATCCGGTGACGCGGCCGCGGTGATCCAGCGACGGCTCGGCGAGGACGCGGTGATCGGGGTCAGCGATCCGCTCGGCTTCCCGGGGCGTGCCGCCGCGGCGGTGCGGGAGGCCAACTGGGCCGTGCGCGACGCGGCGAACTCACCGACCAGGATCAGTCACTACGCCGACGTGATGCACTTCTCGGTGCTGCGGGACGCCGACGAGGCGCAACTTCTCGTCGACCGCGTGCTCGGTGCGCTGCTGCGTTACGACGCCGAACACGGCACCGATCTGATGCGGACGCTGGACATCTTCCTGCGCAGCGGACGATCCTGGCAGCAGACCGCGGCGACCGCCGGCATCCACCGGCAGACCGTCGTGTACCGGATCCACCGCATCGAGGAGATCACCGGTCGCGACCTGAGCGCCACCGGGCACATCGCCGAACTCTGGATGGCGCTGCGGGCGCGCGATCTGGTGGCCGGCCGTGCGGTGAGCAGCTAG
- a CDS encoding LLM class F420-dependent oxidoreductase encodes MTRPVRIGVQLQPQHSTEYRHIRDAVRRCEDIGVDVAFNWDHFFPLYGDPEGAHYECWTMLAAWAEQTSRIEIGALVTCNSYRNPELLADMARTVDHISDGRLILGIGSGWKEKDYDEYGFEFGTAGSRLDDLAAALPRITSRLNKLNPAPTRDIPILIGGQGEKKTLRLVAEYADIWHGFTDRSTYPRKAEVLDRHCADVGRDASAVERSSGVPESGEDAMLAGAQALVDLGVTLLTIGVNGPDYDLTRAEALCRWRDGSATETS; translated from the coding sequence ATGACCCGTCCCGTGCGCATCGGCGTGCAACTGCAGCCGCAACATTCGACCGAATACCGCCACATCCGCGACGCGGTGCGCCGCTGTGAGGACATCGGCGTCGACGTCGCCTTCAACTGGGACCACTTCTTCCCGCTGTACGGCGATCCCGAAGGCGCGCACTACGAGTGCTGGACGATGCTCGCCGCGTGGGCCGAGCAGACCTCGCGCATCGAGATCGGGGCGCTGGTCACCTGCAACTCCTACCGCAACCCCGAACTACTCGCCGACATGGCCCGCACCGTCGACCACATCTCCGACGGCCGGCTCATCCTCGGCATCGGATCGGGATGGAAGGAGAAGGATTACGACGAGTACGGCTTTGAGTTCGGTACCGCGGGCAGCCGTCTCGACGACCTCGCCGCCGCCCTGCCGCGGATCACGTCGCGGTTGAACAAGCTCAATCCCGCACCGACCCGCGATATCCCGATCCTGATCGGCGGCCAGGGTGAGAAGAAGACGTTGCGTCTGGTCGCCGAGTACGCCGACATCTGGCACGGTTTCACCGATCGCTCGACCTACCCGCGCAAGGCCGAGGTACTCGACCGCCACTGCGCGGACGTCGGTCGGGACGCGTCGGCCGTCGAACGCTCCTCCGGGGTCCCCGAGAGCGGCGAGGACGCCATGCTCGCCGGGGCGCAGGCGCTGGTGGATCTCGGCGTCACCTTGCTGACGATCGGTGTCAACGGGCCCGACTACGACCTCACCCGAGCGGAGGCGCTGTGCCGCTGGCGGGACGGAAGCGCAACTGAGACGAGCTGA
- a CDS encoding polysaccharide deacetylase family protein, whose translation MTRPADPVRWPDGTRAAAAFTFDVDAESAALGVSHHHADRMSVMSHQAYGPLVGVPRILEILRRNDIRSTFFVPGYTAHRYPDVVRSIADAGHEIAHHGYLHEAMTGKSESEEAAILDRAGDVLERVTGRRPIGYRAPMWELNWHSPKLLADRGFLYDSSLMDADHPYELAVDGGRSIVEIPVQWALDDWEQYCYIPDFSGSGLIESPLKAAELWRLEFEGLQSAGGCFVLTNHPFLSGRPSRAAVLEELIGYVASRPDVWVAPLGEIAAHTRSLELTPRCIARPDPDDF comes from the coding sequence ATGACCCGTCCGGCCGACCCGGTGCGCTGGCCCGACGGCACGCGGGCGGCGGCGGCGTTCACCTTCGACGTCGACGCCGAGTCCGCGGCGCTCGGCGTGTCCCACCACCACGCCGACCGCATGTCGGTGATGTCGCACCAGGCCTACGGTCCGCTCGTCGGGGTACCGAGGATTCTGGAGATCCTGCGCCGCAACGACATCCGGTCGACGTTCTTCGTGCCGGGATACACCGCCCACCGCTACCCCGACGTGGTCCGGTCGATCGCCGATGCCGGGCACGAAATAGCACACCACGGGTACCTGCACGAGGCGATGACCGGAAAGAGTGAGAGCGAGGAGGCGGCGATCCTCGATCGGGCCGGCGACGTCCTGGAACGGGTCACCGGCCGACGCCCGATCGGCTACCGCGCGCCGATGTGGGAGCTCAACTGGCACTCGCCGAAGCTGTTGGCGGACCGGGGTTTTCTCTATGACAGCAGCCTGATGGACGCCGACCACCCGTACGAACTGGCTGTCGACGGTGGGCGCAGCATCGTCGAGATTCCGGTGCAGTGGGCGCTGGACGACTGGGAGCAGTACTGCTACATCCCGGACTTCTCCGGCTCCGGACTGATCGAGAGCCCCCTGAAGGCGGCCGAGCTGTGGCGGCTCGAGTTCGAGGGATTGCAGTCCGCGGGTGGATGTTTCGTGCTGACCAACCACCCGTTCCTGTCCGGTCGGCCGTCGCGCGCCGCGGTGCTCGAGGAACTGATCGGGTACGTCGCGTCCCGTCCAGACGTCTGGGTGGCCCCGCTGGGAGAGATCGCGGCGCACACCCGGTCGCTGGAACTGACACCGCGCTGCATCGCACGGCCGGACCCCGACGACTTCTGA
- a CDS encoding APC family permease: protein MDVHPAPSSATDGAALDQLNRGFSFRSALSLAFADVSPIVALYTIFTLGLFAAGPRFFWAFPIVLVGQLAVAAVFGELSSRWPYAGSVYQWARHVRSTTWGWTAAWAYMWGLTIALSTLAYAAAGFLIEVFGVENPGRWTTAALALVIIGVGTATNMIGRRFLKIMIVASITCEIIGSVGLGIVLLAFYRENPFSTLFHGLPDVSAWTAGPMLLAIAYTGWAFVGFESAGSIAEEVDDPERNVPKAIILGLLSVGLIVMFSSAALILAIPNLDRVLTEQADDPVAGTLLAHFGAGIAKPLLIMFVIGFISSFLAVQAAVSRCIWGAARDRGLPGAALLGKLAGPERMPINAIGLTAVVAGALVLLAGSSLFNILVNFTVIGFYIAFGIPVLGAAIARLTGKWTPGRFSLGRWGAPITYFATVWIIAQTVNVAWPRTQPGQPWYINWSMVITTAALGVIGVLLYLRQRNNITEPVGQRLSATAPKDAG, encoded by the coding sequence ATGGACGTGCACCCCGCCCCGAGCAGCGCGACCGACGGCGCCGCGCTCGACCAGTTGAACCGCGGGTTCAGCTTCCGGTCGGCCCTGTCGCTGGCCTTCGCCGACGTCTCCCCCATCGTCGCGCTGTACACCATCTTCACCCTCGGCCTGTTCGCCGCGGGGCCCCGGTTCTTCTGGGCGTTCCCCATCGTGCTGGTCGGTCAGCTCGCGGTGGCCGCCGTCTTCGGTGAGCTGTCGTCCCGCTGGCCCTACGCGGGCAGCGTCTACCAGTGGGCGCGCCACGTCCGCAGCACCACGTGGGGCTGGACCGCCGCGTGGGCATACATGTGGGGTCTGACGATCGCCCTGTCGACGCTGGCCTACGCCGCCGCCGGATTCCTGATCGAGGTCTTCGGCGTCGAGAACCCCGGACGCTGGACCACCGCGGCGCTCGCCCTGGTGATCATCGGGGTCGGCACCGCCACCAACATGATCGGGCGGCGCTTCCTCAAGATCATGATCGTCGCGAGCATCACCTGCGAGATCATCGGTTCGGTCGGCCTCGGCATCGTGCTGCTGGCCTTCTACCGGGAGAACCCGTTCTCGACGCTGTTCCACGGCCTGCCCGACGTCAGCGCGTGGACGGCCGGTCCGATGCTGCTCGCCATCGCCTACACCGGCTGGGCGTTCGTCGGTTTCGAGTCGGCCGGCTCGATCGCCGAAGAGGTCGACGACCCCGAACGCAACGTGCCCAAGGCCATCATCCTGGGGCTGCTCAGCGTCGGGCTGATCGTGATGTTCTCCAGCGCCGCATTGATTCTCGCGATTCCCAACCTCGATCGGGTGCTCACCGAGCAGGCCGACGACCCGGTGGCCGGCACCCTGCTCGCGCACTTCGGCGCCGGGATCGCCAAGCCGCTGCTGATCATGTTCGTCATCGGGTTCATCTCCAGCTTCCTGGCCGTGCAGGCCGCGGTGTCCCGGTGCATCTGGGGCGCCGCCCGCGACCGGGGACTGCCCGGGGCGGCTCTGCTGGGCAAGCTCGCCGGACCCGAACGCATGCCGATCAACGCCATCGGGCTGACCGCGGTGGTCGCCGGCGCGCTGGTACTGCTGGCCGGCTCGAGCCTGTTCAACATCCTGGTCAACTTCACGGTCATCGGCTTCTACATCGCCTTCGGCATCCCCGTGCTGGGTGCGGCGATCGCCCGCCTCACCGGCAAGTGGACACCGGGCCGGTTCAGCCTCGGCCGCTGGGGCGCTCCGATCACGTACTTCGCGACGGTGTGGATCATCGCGCAGACCGTCAACGTCGCCTGGCCCAGAACCCAACCCGGACAGCCCTGGTACATCAACTGGAGCATGGTGATCACTACCGCCGCGCTCGGCGTCATCGGCGTCCTGCTGTACCTGCGGCAGCGCAACAACATCACCGAGCCTGTCGGACAACGCCTTTCGGCCACCGCACCCAAGGACGCGGGGTGA